A genomic window from Astatotilapia calliptera chromosome 12, fAstCal1.2, whole genome shotgun sequence includes:
- the LOC113034065 gene encoding trichohyalin-like, with product MFPRKKQPIPKDYAASPSWRGRPISPNGVSSFQRALEESRKENYLLQKKMQQIEEEKLQLEDKCRRMEAQNKELEERQQRQPDIKIINEEQIVHLIKENRQKSAELKEMTNQLQDKKTMTDKIQRDLQYMDRKNRLLQRQLHEAVEEKKEFLQQKEEQDKNQRDMQHKLKSMQEKYRMLKESLDETLRQNKDLLQQKEQQQERLKEGKRIVQDFESKNLKLQEFCNQLEDKATKVEEEKDKLEKRCSQMQKSIDQIARNNSELVKGILVEFNNLKREHTQMQVQKQQEDKIHEDLQLTLQEIQKRNEQLEDKHKEVQQRNADMHKDKLIQEATSKQLKDKLEEQQATLEEVEQRCEKLEEQNAETIDELRNLILEKKALVEKCMKKKKKCSGGETLLLPHLM from the exons ATGtttccaagaaaaaaacaaccaattCCAAAAGATTACGCCGCCTCTCCTTCCTGGCGTGGCCGGCCAATTTCCCCAAATGGCGTCTCATCCTTCCAAAGGGCATTAGAGGAGAGTAGGAAGGAAAACTACCTTctccagaaaaaaatgcaacaaattgAAGAAGAGAAACTTCAACTGGAGGACAAATGTAGACGAATGGAAGCCCAAAATAAAGAGCTGGAAGAAAGACAACAGCGCCAGCCGGACATAAAAATTATTAATGAGG AGCAGATTGTGCACCTCATTAAAGAAAACAGGCAAAAGAGTGCAGAACTAAAAGAAATGACCAACCAGCTCCAAGACAAGAAAACGATGACTGATAAGATACAACGGGATCTCCAATACATGGACCGAAAAAATCGGCTCCTCCAAAGACAGCTCCATGAAGctgtggaagaaaagaaagaattccTCCAACAGAAGGAAGAGCAGGACAAAAACCAACGAGACATGCAGCACAAACTGAAGAGCATGCAGGAAAAATACCGCATGCTGAAAGAAAGCCTGGATGAAACACTGCGCCAAAATAAAGACCTTCTTCAACAGAAAGAGCAACAGCAGGAAAGACTGAAAGAAGGAAAACGTATCGTCCAGGACTTTGAGTCTAAAAATCTAAAACTGCAAGAGTTTTGTAATCAGCTGGAGGACAAAGCAACTAAagtggaagaagaaaaggacaaaCTGGAGAAACGCTGCTCACAGATGCAGAAAAGTATCGATCAGATAGCGAGAAACAACTCCGAGCTCGTTAAGGGGATTTTGGTGGAATTCAATAACTTGAAGCGTGAACACACTCAAATGCAGgtgcaaaaacaacaagaagacaAAATACATGAAGACCTGCAGCTCACGCTCCAAGAAATCCAGAAAAGAAACGAGCAGTTAGAAGACAAGCACAAAGAGGTCCAACAGAGAAATGCAGACATGCACAAGGACAAGCTGATACAGGAGGCAACATCCAAACAACTCAAAGACAAGCTTGAAGAACAACAAGCAACATTGGAAGAGGTGGAACAAAGATGTGAGAAACTTGAAGAACAAAACGCAGAAACCATCGATGAGCTGAGAAATCTCATCCTGGAGAAAAAAGCGCTCGTGGAAAagtgcatgaaaaaaaagaaaaaatgttccgGAGGAGAGACGCTACTGCTTCCTCACCTGATGTAG
- the LOC113033037 gene encoding focadhesin-like — MLAGSPKLRAVGLRLMTALWKKQDRVYPELQRLMSQQDSRVVLGRDAQWEQILARAACVRDICRERPYQHAGDMVAAISLTLKQCNRPDLATPAALVLQGLQQLCRAEVVDIISAWRTVWPELSCHSQPEVVQAITELLALVPQLTVKSEQYEVRRNVHVALC; from the exons ATGCTGGCCGGCTCCCCCAAGCTGAGAGCAGTGGGACTGCGCCTCATGACCGCTCTGTGGAAAAAACAG GACCGGGTCTACCCAGAGCTGCAGCGTCTAATGAGCCAGCAGGACAGCAGGGTGGTGCTGGGGAGGGACGCCCAGTGGGAGCAGATCCTGGCCAGGGCCGCCTGTGTCAGGGACATCTGCAGAGAGAG GCCTTACCAGCATGCAGGGGACATGGTGGCTGCCATTTCACTCACTTTAAAACAGTGCAACAGACCAGACCTGGCAACCCCGGCTGCTCTCGTCCTGCAGGGACTACAGCAGCTGTGTCGAGCAGAG GTGGTGGATATTATCTCAGCATGGAGAACTGTTTGGCCTGAGCTCAGCTGTCACTCACAGCCAGAGGTGGTTCAAGCCATCACTGAGCTTTTGGCTCTGGTGCCTCAGCTCACAGTTAAATCAGAGCAGTACGAGGTGCGTCGTAACGTTCATGTTGCTCTGTGTTGA